One part of the Huiozyma naganishii CBS 8797 chromosome 13, complete genome genome encodes these proteins:
- the DCI1 gene encoding putative dodecenoyl-CoA isomerase DCI1 (similar to Saccharomyces cerevisiae ECI1 (YLR284C) and DCI1 (YOR180C); ancestral locus Anc_6.78) yields the protein MSERLSYMRKSNFLVISIHDPAHLNSLMMEDFLQIAMWLNETNDDPGLALTVIQSTGDFFSAGGKFESVLDNEARIASEGGSAPLAKLYQYISAIAPPNLYFTQAFQAHKRPIVCCLNGPAFGFAASVVMLCDVLFTRDNSHGYIMFPFTRLGFVAEGGTSVTLYEKLGVNATNEALFFSERVSFQQLQDSGCIAREYRDCSTTEEFNRRVLGDLSTIIEPLSHRSMKLSKQLIASDIRQKMAAAQSHETLSTLPFWVDGEPGRRFATLAKQRSRKDARL from the coding sequence ATGTCGGAAAGATTAAGCTACATGAGGAAATcgaatttcttggtcaTCTCCATCCATGACCCAGCTCacttgaactcgttgatGATGGAGGATTTCTTGCAGATTGCCATGTGGTTGAACGAGACGAACGATGATCCGGGACTCGCTTTAACCGTAATTCAAAGCACTGGTGATTTCTTCAGCGCTGGTGGGAAATTTGAGTCCGTGTTGGATAACGAGGCAAGGATCGCTAGTGAGGGGGGGAGTGCACCGTTAGCCAAACTGTACCAGTACATCAGTGCCATTGCCCCACCAAATCTGTACTTCACACAAGCGTTCCAAGCGCACAAACGACCCATTGTGTGCTGTTTGAACGGACCCGCATTCGGGTTTGCCGCAAGCGTGGTGATGCTTTGCGATGTGCTGTTCACGAGGGATAACTCCCATGGGTACATCATGTTCCCCTTCACGCGGCTCGGGTTTGTCGCGGAGGGCGGCACCTCGGTGACCCTTTACGAGAAGTTGGGGGTCAACGCTACGAACGAGGCTCTCTTTTTCAGCGAGCGAGTGTCCTTCCAGCAGTTACAAGACAGTGGGTGCATCGCTAGGGAGTATCGGGACTGCAGCACCACGGAGGAGTTCAACCGCAGAGTGCTAGGCGACCTGTCCACGATCATAGAACCGCTGAGCCACAGATCGATGAAACTGTCCAAACAACTCATTGCCTCGGATATCCGGCAGAAAATGGCCGCTGCGCAGAGCCACGAGACACTGTCCACACTCCCCTTCTGGGTTGACGGTGAACCTGGGAGACGGTTCGCCACACTGGCCAAACAGCGATCAAGAAAGGACGCCCGTTTGTAA